A stretch of the Balearica regulorum gibbericeps isolate bBalReg1 chromosome 15, bBalReg1.pri, whole genome shotgun sequence genome encodes the following:
- the LDAF1 gene encoding lipid droplet assembly factor 1, translating into MSKEMQELQKQWHSVVQSIHSNSNVVAFMNSRVGQYLDDHPFVALSLLMFIAVSAIPVAFFLIFVVTTAIMACIGVIVMEGVVIAVGGIALLCVLCGLGALSLGVSGVLSVCYIVLSSLVNYWYASRGQMKQEVNGSLPQKSPSVLDLSANNGKNE; encoded by the exons ATGTCTAAAGAAATGCAAGAGCTACAGAAGCAGTGGCACTCCGTGGTGCAGTCCATCCACAGCAACTCAAAT GTTGTTGCATTTATGAATTCTCGTGTTGGCCAGTATTTAGATGACCACCCTTTTGTTGCCTTGTCACTCCTGATGTTTATTGCAGTGTCTGCTATTCCCGTtgcatttttcctgatttttgttGTTACAACAGCCATAATGGCCTGTATCGGTGTGATAGTTATGGAAG gtGTTGTAATAGCCGTAGGTGGCATAGCCCTCCTTTGTGTGCTGTGTGGCCTGGGTGCGCTTTCACTGGGAGTTTCTGGAGTACTGAGTGTTTGTTACATCGTTCTTTCATCGCTGGTCAACTACTGGTATGCTTCAAG GGGTCAGATGAAGCAAGAAGTTAATGGAAGTTTGCCACAGAAGAGTCCTTCTGTCTTGGATCTTTCTGCCAATAATGGAAAGAATGAATAA
- the ZP2 gene encoding zona pellucida sperm-binding protein 2, whose translation MEVEFSRELGNYSWHVCVVDVSGEEMVSCDHTVDYERLLLSVLFVNCTSLEHGQHQLRLRLMVNDTMGEEKNVTYSTRCNTVHADEITTPFFAGATNCTKDFMAVTFPRLIPSFSDENMVPATPMTWTLSIDDGTRIHQLSLGQAMQQGYKLLADGHNLIFQVAFTATGVVSYKHNDKVLHTVALKLTYGPPEHSLTVESRMLCAPGPATCNATHMTVAIPAFPGTLVAVGVEDKTIPMDQLQENGFALDMKTGVKLYISRGVLKSRLHGESCSGLQSYMSSLKLDFHFHEETVSMMIHPECPCDQHTPIPAVCTQDGYMAFEVLADSTTPPLDLDTLRLRDPACRPAFKSSLNDRVWFHVPLNGCGTRYWFDGEKIVYENEVRALWADLPLRRISRDSELRLTVLCSFSNGDASLSIKVDNLPPLAASMNRGPLSLVLLSYPEDSYRQPYHDDQYPIVRYLRQPIFLEVQVLNRNDPNLYLVLDDCWATASQNPSSLPQWNIVVDGCEYDLDSYRTVFHPVGHGVSYANYRQRLEVKTFAFVSGDKALPGLVYFHCSVLICDRFQPDSPLCMTRCPRPSRSKRESGMSGGNSAVVSLRGPVLLVPEGWSATQGSTLLSKEAWAGITMTAVGILSLVTIMLLVMAFLKCLKRRAFLVNVGC comes from the exons ATGGAAGTTGAGTTTTCCAGAGAGCTTGGTAACTACTCCTGGCATGTGTGTGTTGTGG ATGTGAGCGGTGAGGAGATGGTGTCCTGTGACCACACTGTGGATTATGAGAGGCTGTTGCTCAGTGTCCTGTTTGTCAACTGCACTAGCCTGGAG CATGGTCAGCACCAGCTAAGGTTGAGGCTGATGGTGAATGACACaatgggagaggagaagaaTGTAACCTACAGCACTCGCTGCAATACTGTTCATGCAGATGAAATCACTACTCCTTTCTTTGCTGGTGCAACAAACTGTACAAAAGACTTCATGGCA GTTACTTTCCCAAGACTTATTCCCAGCTTCAGTGATGAGAATATG GTTCCAGCAACTCCAATGACCTGGACTCTGTCAAttgatgatggaactagaatACATCAGCTGAGCCTTGGGCAAGCCATGCAGCAAGGCTATAAGCTTCTAGCTGATGGCCACAACCTGATCTTTCAGGTGGCCTTTACTGCCACTGGAGTTGTTTCCTACAAG CACAATGATAAGGTGCTCCACACTGTGGCACTGAAGCTCACATATGGCCCTCCTGAACATAGTCTGACTGTGGAGTCAAGAATGCTTTGTGCACCAG GTCCAGCAACCTGTAATGCAACACACATGACTGTTGCCATCCCAGCCTTCCCAGGGACCCTTGTGGCTGTGGGTGTAGAGGATAAGACCATCCCCATGGACCAGCTTCAGGAAAATGGGTTTGCTCTGGACATGAAGACAGGGGTCAAGCTGTATATTAGCAGAGGagtcctgaagtccagg CTGCATGGGGAGAGCTGCTCAGGACTTCAATCCTACATGTCCTCTCTGAAACTGGATTTTCACTTCCATGAGGAGACTGTGTCCATGATGATACATCCAGAGTGCCCCTGTGACCAGCACACACCAATAC CTGCTGTATGCACCCAGGATGGGTACATGGCTTTTGAAGTCCTTGCTGACAGTACTACACCACCACTAGACCTGGATACCCTCAGGCTCAGAGATCCTGCATGCCGGCCAGCCTTTAAGTCATCTTTGAATGACAGGGTTTGGTTTCATGTCCCACTGAATGGATGTGGGACCAGGTATTGG tttgATGGAGAGAAGATTGTTTATGAGAATGAGGTGAGGGCATTATGGGCAGACCTTCCACTGCGCAGGATCTCAAGGGACAGTGAACTCAG GCTAACAGTCTTGTGCTCCTTCAGCAATGGTGATGCCTCCCTCTCTATAAAGGTAGACAACCTTCCTCCTCTGGCTGCTTCAATGAACAGGGGTCCCCTCTCCTTAGTTCTTCTAAGCTACCCAG AGGACTCATACAGGCAGCCATACCATGATGATCAGTACCCAATAGTAAGGTACCTACGGCAGCCTATCTTCCTGGAAGTTCAGGTCCTGAACCGCAATGATCCCAACCTCTATTTGGTATTGGATGACTGTTGGGCAACGGCTTCACAAAATCCAAGCTCACTTCCCCAGTGGAATATTGTTGTTGATGG GTGTGAGTATGACCTGGACAGCTACAGGACTGTGTTTCATCCTGTGGGGCATGGTGTCAGCTATGCTAACTATCGCCAAAGGCTGGAAGTGAAGacttttgcttttgtctctgGTGACAAAGCCCTCCCTGGCCTA GTATACTTCCACTGCAGTGTCCTGATCTGTGACCGTTTTCAACCAGACTCCCCTCTGTGTATGACAAGATGCCCTAGGCCATCTAGAAGCAAGCGAG AGAGTGGGATGTCAGGTGGGAACTCTGCTGTGGTGAGCTTGCGGGGTCCTGTTCTCCTTGTGCCAGAAGGATGGTCTGCAACCCAAG GGAGCACTCTCTTGAGCAAGGAAGCATGGGCTGGCATTACAATGACTGCTGTTGGCAttctctctctggtgaccatAATGCTACTAGTTATGGCTTTTCTTAAATGCCTAAAGAGAAGAGCGTTCCTGGTAAATGTGGGATGTTag
- the LOC104641907 gene encoding melanin-concentrating hormone receptor 1-like: MDFETNHTKSLTSCIPNSSKAAQNFSLPGDPGRMSYGSFIMPTLFGIICLLGIVGNSLVICTVLKKSGPSCSVPDIFIISLSTVDLFFLLGMPFLIHQLLGNGAWHFGGTMCTIITALDANSQFTSTYILTAMSIDRYLATVYPFTSSRFRKRPVAVLIICVLWALSFLSITPVWMYAQLIPLPGGLLGCGIRLPDPQRDIYWYTLYQFFLVFTIPFALITVAYRRILLKMARCSEVLMSRRCTGARTKKLTRTAIAICVAFFVCWAPFHILQLAQLAMTRPTLPFYYAYNMAISLGYANSCLNPFIYILLGQNFQRQLGVPVRPAAAGQASPHRSKSIQGDAIESGQPLLHLVSISGR; this comes from the exons ATggattttgaaacaaatcacACCAAGAGCTTGACCAGCTGCATCCCCAACAGCTCCAAGGCTGCTCAAAACTTTTCTCTGCCTG GTGACCCCGGCAGGATGAGCTATGGCAGCTTCATCATGCCCACCCTGTTTGGCATTATCTGCCTGTTGGGCATTGTCGGTAACAGCCTGGTTATCTGCACTGTCTTAAAGAAATCTGGCCCTAGCTGTAGTGTCCCAGATATCTTCATCATCAGCCTCTCCACAGTGGACCTGTTCTTCCTCCTGGGCATGCCCTTCCTCATccaccagctgctggggaaTGGAGCCTGGCACTTTGGGGGGACAATGTGCACAATCATCACTGCCCTGGATGCCAACAGCCAGTTCACCAGCACCTACATCCTCACTGCTATGTCCATCGACCGCTACCTGGCCACCGTCTACCCCTTCACCTCCTCTCGCTTCAGGAAGCGCCCTGTGGCAGTCCTCATCATCTGTGTGCTCTGGgccctttccttcctcagcaTTACACCTGTGTGGATGTACGCTCAGCTCATCCCTTTGCCTGGAGGTCTACTAGGCTGTGGGATTCGCCTGCCAGACCCCCAGAGGGACATTTATTGGTACACTCTCTACCAATTCTTCCTGGTCTTCACCATCCCTTTTGCCCTCATCACAGTAGCCTACAGGAGGATCCTGCTCAAGATGGCCAGGTGCTCAGAAGTGCTGATGAGCCGAAGATGCACCGGGGCACGAACAAAAAAACTGACTCGTACGGCAATTGCTATTTGCGTGGCCTTCTTCGTTTGCTGGGCACCTTTCCACATCCTGCAACTGGCCCAGCTCGCCATGACTCGCCCCACCCTGCCTTTCTATTATGCCTATAACATGGCTATCAGCCTGGGTTATGCCAACAGTTGTCTGAACCCCTTCATCTACATCTTGCTTGGCCAAAATTTCCAGAGGCAGCTTGGGGTACCAGTAaggccagcagctgcagggcaggctTCCCCACACAGGAGCAAAAGCATTCAGGGGGATGCAATTGAGTCAGGGCAGCCACTGCTGCATTTGGTGTCCATCTCTGGCAGGTAG